One genomic region from Natronomonas salsuginis encodes:
- a CDS encoding adenylyltransferase/cytidyltransferase family protein, with amino-acid sequence MKQVVAQGTFDLLHPGHLHYLTDAKSYGDRLDVIVARAENVTHKPKPIVPDRQRLEMVNALDPVDDARLGHLEDFFVPIREIDPDVIVLGHDQHHDEETLSGMLAAEGIDCSVVRASARDPDPESEGELLSTGRIIDRICDRRC; translated from the coding sequence ATGAAGCAAGTCGTCGCACAGGGGACGTTCGACCTTCTCCATCCCGGCCACCTCCACTACTTGACGGACGCGAAATCGTACGGCGACCGCCTCGACGTGATCGTCGCCCGCGCCGAAAACGTCACCCACAAGCCGAAACCGATCGTGCCGGACCGCCAGCGGCTCGAGATGGTGAACGCGCTCGATCCGGTCGACGACGCCCGACTCGGCCACCTGGAGGACTTCTTCGTCCCGATCCGCGAGATCGATCCGGACGTGATCGTCCTCGGCCACGATCAACACCACGACGAGGAGACGCTCTCGGGGATGTTGGCGGCGGAGGGGATCGACTGTTCGGTCGTCCGCGCCTCCGCCCGGGATCCGGATCCCGAAAGCGAGGGCGAACTGCTCTCGACAGGGCGCATCATCGACCGGATCTGCGATCGGCGCTGTTAG
- a CDS encoding Mov34/MPN/PAD-1 family protein produces MGLFGSIWKPKLFRRSEIIGIADDALQLAFEASEDAHPNEYMGQLRGQDARKLGLDREGTVITDVLLAPGTKTTPTSAEFKPTYLPNDLNSVGSVHSHPNGVLRPSDADLATFTKGKVHIIVGAPYRRTDWRAFDRNGSPIDLDVLAVDVPDEQFFDFTQADIDRELR; encoded by the coding sequence ATGGGTCTGTTCGGGTCGATTTGGAAACCGAAGCTCTTCCGCAGGAGCGAGATCATCGGCATCGCCGATGACGCCCTCCAGTTGGCTTTCGAGGCATCGGAGGACGCACACCCGAACGAGTACATGGGACAGCTCCGCGGGCAGGACGCCCGTAAGCTTGGCCTCGACCGTGAGGGAACGGTCATCACCGACGTGTTGCTCGCGCCGGGGACGAAGACGACCCCGACGAGCGCGGAGTTCAAGCCGACGTACCTGCCGAACGATCTCAACAGCGTCGGCTCGGTCCACTCCCACCCGAACGGCGTGCTGCGGCCCAGCGACGCCGATCTGGCGACGTTCACCAAGGGAAAGGTCCACATCATCGTCGGCGCGCCGTATCGCCGAACTGACTGGCGGGCGTTCGATCGCAACGGGAGTCCGATCGACCTCGACGTGTTGGCCGTCGACGTACCCGATGAGCAGTTCTTCGACTTCACGCAGGCGGACATCGACCGGGAGCTTAGATGA
- a CDS encoding DHH family phosphoesterase, with amino-acid sequence MTTSAAGDADPDSFERVVNDLAPGCTVDDTEEGGLYVATVNGVVKYGVFVDLSEQLSGLVHESKLDGTYEIGDEMLVRLVEIRENGDLGFEDVTTEFDDLDRVDVAHGDGVTIDELADRTGDAVHVEGDIVQIKQTAGPTIFSVRDGTGVVPCAAFEEAGVRAYPAIELGDTVRATGGIETHDDAPQLEVDKLVRLRGEAKTEVRERIDAAIAANAEPADPDPLIEWPAFDSLREGLTAVARRLRTAVLEGRPIRVRHHADGDGMCAAIPVQLALENYIAEVHADPDAPRHLFKRLPSKAPFYEMEDVTRDLNFALEDAERHGQRLPLLFMVDNGSTEEDTPAYRALAQYDIPIIAVDHHHPDPDAVGPLLDEHVNPYLHGEDYRITTGMMCVELARMIDPSITDDLRHVPAVAGLADRSKAHAMDDYLALAADAGYDETELEDIVEALDYAAHWLRYQSGPNLISDALDLDCDDAERHAELVEFLSSRARRDVERQLDDAEPHVEHERLDNDAHLYRLDVENHARRFTYPAPGKTTGELHDRKVTETGDPVITIGVGPDFAVLRSDGVRLDIPNMVTELQDELEGAGVSGGGHLVVGSIKFVPGARERVLDALVEKMEAAELDAELRSTLLRDDN; translated from the coding sequence ATGACTACATCTGCTGCCGGCGACGCAGATCCCGATTCCTTCGAGCGGGTCGTCAACGATCTGGCGCCCGGTTGTACCGTTGACGATACCGAGGAGGGGGGACTCTACGTGGCGACGGTGAACGGCGTCGTCAAGTACGGCGTCTTCGTCGATCTCTCCGAACAGCTTTCCGGTCTCGTCCACGAATCGAAGCTCGACGGCACCTACGAGATCGGCGACGAAATGCTCGTCCGACTCGTCGAGATTCGGGAGAACGGCGACCTCGGCTTCGAGGACGTGACGACAGAGTTCGACGATCTCGACCGGGTAGACGTCGCCCACGGTGACGGGGTCACGATAGACGAACTGGCCGACCGAACCGGTGACGCGGTCCACGTCGAGGGCGACATCGTCCAGATCAAACAGACGGCTGGCCCGACGATCTTCTCCGTCCGCGACGGCACTGGCGTCGTCCCCTGTGCGGCGTTCGAGGAAGCCGGCGTTCGCGCGTACCCCGCGATCGAACTCGGCGATACCGTCCGCGCGACCGGTGGCATCGAGACGCACGACGACGCCCCACAACTCGAGGTCGACAAACTGGTTCGTCTCCGCGGCGAGGCGAAAACCGAGGTTAGAGAGCGTATCGACGCGGCCATCGCGGCGAACGCCGAACCCGCCGACCCCGACCCGCTCATCGAGTGGCCGGCGTTCGACTCGCTCCGCGAGGGCCTCACCGCCGTTGCCCGCCGGCTCCGAACTGCCGTTCTCGAGGGCCGTCCGATCCGGGTTCGTCACCACGCCGACGGCGATGGGATGTGCGCGGCGATCCCCGTCCAGCTCGCGTTGGAGAACTACATCGCCGAGGTACACGCCGATCCCGACGCCCCGAGACATCTGTTCAAGCGTCTGCCGTCGAAGGCCCCGTTCTACGAGATGGAGGACGTCACCCGCGACCTCAACTTCGCTCTCGAGGACGCCGAGCGCCACGGACAGCGGCTCCCCCTGCTGTTCATGGTCGACAACGGCTCGACGGAGGAGGACACGCCGGCGTACCGGGCACTCGCGCAGTACGACATCCCGATCATCGCTGTCGACCACCACCACCCCGACCCAGACGCGGTCGGTCCGCTGCTCGACGAGCACGTGAACCCGTATCTCCACGGCGAGGATTACCGCATCACGACCGGGATGATGTGCGTCGAGTTGGCGCGGATGATCGATCCCTCGATCACCGACGACCTCCGACACGTTCCGGCCGTTGCGGGGCTTGCCGATCGATCGAAGGCCCACGCGATGGACGACTATCTCGCGCTCGCAGCCGATGCGGGCTACGACGAAACCGAACTCGAAGATATTGTCGAGGCACTCGATTACGCCGCCCACTGGCTCCGCTATCAGTCCGGTCCGAACCTGATCAGCGACGCGCTCGACCTCGATTGCGACGACGCCGAGAGGCACGCCGAACTCGTCGAGTTCCTCTCCTCGCGCGCCCGCCGCGACGTCGAACGCCAACTCGATGACGCGGAACCGCACGTCGAACACGAGCGACTCGACAACGACGCCCACCTCTACCGGCTCGACGTGGAGAACCACGCGCGACGGTTCACGTACCCTGCGCCCGGAAAGACGACCGGCGAACTCCACGACCGGAAGGTGACCGAAACCGGCGATCCGGTCATCACCATCGGTGTCGGTCCAGACTTCGCGGTGCTTCGCTCCGACGGCGTCAGACTCGACATTCCGAACATGGTGACCGAACTCCAAGATGAACTCGAAGGGGCCGGCGTCTCCGGCGGCGGCCACCTCGTCGTCGGCTCGATCAAGTTCGTCCCCGGTGCCCGCGAGCGAGTGCTCGACGCGCTCGTCGAGAAGATGGAAGCGGCCGAGCTCGACGCTGAACTCCGGAGCACGCTGCTTCGAGACGACAACTGA
- a CDS encoding phospholipase D-like domain-containing protein yields the protein MLARIAAGCLALALLTGAFVPSAATTATAADSIEPTNATLVAAYPNPVARGDPGEFVAVQFAAATNTSGWTLTDGKTATRLPNRTFEGTVAFSMEPEYARTDTDYPVEPLSGRLLLADDGDRLTLRAGGETVSTARYRNAPESEIRDFDANEWRPIGATDHEPTRTDGGSATAFVLPDAPDRTVGTVRNATDRIHLAGYTFTSARLADVLVDRANDGVDVRVLLDGAPVGGVSERQARQLDRLVDGGVDVRLLAGPNRRYQHHHPKYVVVDDRALVSTENFKPAGTGGMSSRGWSVVLDDRAAADALATIHESDWTWRAATPWHEYRSGRDFVDADPALVGFEPRHEPERIDVESTTVLVAPDNAAAELVSIVDAADERVLVQQVRIDSRENDLLRATLRAADRGARVRIHLGDSWYVEGDNAELAGWLNRRAEAEGWDLEARVDDADGYEKIHTKGVIADDTAVVGSLNWVRSAQSDNREVIVALEGDEAAAYYATVFTSDWRGRTKRPVPAGLFAASAVAISGALLVVRRMRFVGEAEVITDWQW from the coding sequence GTGCTCGCTCGAATCGCCGCCGGCTGTCTCGCGCTCGCGCTGCTGACGGGAGCGTTCGTCCCCAGCGCTGCAACCACCGCAACAGCGGCTGACTCGATCGAGCCGACAAACGCCACGCTCGTAGCGGCGTACCCCAACCCCGTCGCACGCGGCGACCCGGGCGAGTTCGTCGCCGTCCAGTTCGCCGCGGCGACGAACACGTCCGGGTGGACGCTCACCGACGGGAAGACCGCAACACGGCTACCCAACCGGACGTTCGAGGGAACCGTCGCGTTCTCGATGGAGCCCGAATACGCGCGGACCGATACCGACTACCCGGTCGAACCGCTCTCCGGGCGGTTGCTGTTGGCCGACGATGGCGATCGACTGACCCTCCGAGCGGGGGGCGAAACCGTCTCAACCGCGCGCTACCGAAACGCGCCGGAATCGGAGATTCGGGATTTCGACGCGAACGAGTGGCGACCGATCGGCGCGACGGACCACGAGCCCACTCGGACCGACGGCGGTTCCGCGACCGCGTTCGTGCTGCCGGACGCGCCCGACCGAACCGTCGGGACGGTTCGAAACGCGACCGACCGGATCCACCTCGCCGGCTACACGTTCACGTCCGCGCGGCTCGCGGACGTCTTAGTGGACCGAGCGAACGACGGCGTCGACGTCCGCGTGCTGCTCGATGGCGCACCGGTCGGGGGAGTCAGCGAGCGGCAAGCGCGCCAACTCGACCGATTGGTCGACGGGGGTGTCGACGTCCGGCTACTCGCCGGTCCGAACCGTCGGTATCAACACCACCATCCAAAGTACGTCGTCGTCGACGATCGAGCGCTCGTCTCGACGGAGAACTTCAAACCGGCCGGCACGGGCGGGATGTCCAGCCGCGGGTGGAGCGTGGTACTCGACGACCGAGCGGCCGCCGATGCGCTCGCGACGATCCACGAGTCCGACTGGACGTGGCGCGCCGCGACGCCGTGGCACGAGTACCGGAGCGGCCGGGATTTCGTGGACGCCGACCCCGCACTCGTGGGATTCGAGCCCCGACACGAACCCGAGCGAATCGACGTCGAGTCGACGACCGTCCTCGTCGCCCCGGACAACGCGGCCGCAGAACTCGTCTCGATCGTCGATGCGGCCGACGAGCGGGTGTTGGTCCAGCAGGTTCGCATCGACAGCCGCGAGAACGATCTCCTGCGAGCGACGCTTCGCGCCGCCGACCGAGGCGCAAGAGTCCGAATCCACCTCGGCGACAGTTGGTACGTCGAGGGGGACAACGCCGAACTCGCCGGGTGGCTGAACCGCCGGGCCGAGGCAGAGGGGTGGGACCTCGAAGCGCGCGTCGATGACGCCGACGGCTACGAGAAGATCCACACGAAGGGGGTGATCGCCGACGACACCGCCGTCGTCGGGAGCCTCAACTGGGTTCGGTCGGCCCAGTCCGACAACAGAGAGGTCATCGTCGCCCTCGAGGGCGATGAAGCCGCGGCGTACTACGCGACGGTGTTCACGAGCGACTGGCGCGGCCGTACCAAACGGCCCGTTCCGGCCGGACTGTTCGCCGCAAGCGCGGTCGCGATAAGCGGCGCGCTACTGGTGGTTCGTCGGATGCGGTTCGTCGGTGAAGCTGAGGTGATAACCGACTGGCAGTGGTGA
- a CDS encoding HEAT repeat domain-containing protein, translating to MSNGDDESADATADGEPNADAEGVDDAEATEELDDVETFDSRLDELETALDDAETEADLDAVEADVDAIETDLEAAEFPVPEPESEGEDDEDEEPEDPKEPLEDRIGDLRDGIEEQRGPYGEDVRSAAGGAAGTIRDTRWTRDGKPAVADAVSAFLDAAGAELDAEFDAEDESIESQAAAVDSVGETAGDGRLDADEDAETIAALLGALDDLEAALEDAEEWSDLEVAEQLTREGFYDRLNAENRKDFPPELGVVRIAEAENDPERILLALEYLDSEFMQENCLDALRRLGPEEALEPVQALAKRRDVPAIEVLGKIGDERAVEMLVDFVDSGNPPLQKATIRALGEIGSQEATQEIANVLVDDEPVVRSVAARGLGLIGDTRAIEPLSDRLADDEEADDVRASAAWALVQIGTERALSAAAEYDDDRAYTVQVEAEKARKATV from the coding sequence ATGAGTAACGGGGACGACGAGAGCGCGGACGCCACCGCCGACGGCGAACCCAACGCCGACGCCGAGGGAGTGGACGACGCGGAGGCGACGGAGGAACTGGACGACGTCGAAACGTTCGATTCGCGCCTCGACGAACTCGAAACCGCGCTCGACGATGCCGAAACCGAGGCGGATTTGGACGCGGTCGAAGCCGACGTCGACGCGATCGAAACTGATCTCGAGGCGGCCGAATTTCCGGTCCCCGAACCGGAGTCTGAGGGCGAAGACGACGAAGACGAGGAGCCCGAGGATCCGAAGGAACCGCTCGAGGACAGAATCGGCGACCTCCGCGACGGGATCGAAGAGCAGCGCGGCCCCTACGGCGAGGACGTCCGGAGCGCGGCCGGCGGGGCTGCGGGAACGATCCGGGACACGCGCTGGACACGAGATGGGAAACCGGCCGTCGCCGACGCCGTCTCGGCGTTTCTCGACGCGGCGGGCGCGGAACTCGACGCCGAGTTCGATGCCGAAGACGAGTCGATCGAGTCGCAAGCAGCGGCGGTCGATTCGGTCGGCGAAACGGCCGGCGACGGCCGCCTCGACGCCGACGAGGACGCCGAGACCATCGCCGCGCTCCTCGGGGCCCTCGACGATCTCGAAGCGGCTCTGGAGGACGCCGAGGAGTGGAGCGACCTCGAGGTTGCCGAGCAGCTCACCCGCGAGGGGTTCTACGATCGGTTGAACGCGGAGAACAGAAAGGATTTCCCGCCGGAGTTGGGCGTCGTTCGGATCGCCGAGGCCGAGAATGACCCCGAACGCATCCTCCTGGCGCTCGAATACCTCGACTCGGAGTTCATGCAGGAGAACTGTCTCGACGCGCTCCGAAGGCTCGGCCCCGAGGAGGCGCTCGAACCGGTGCAGGCGCTCGCGAAGCGCCGCGACGTCCCCGCGATCGAGGTACTCGGCAAGATCGGCGACGAGCGGGCAGTCGAGATGCTGGTCGACTTCGTCGACAGCGGCAATCCGCCGCTGCAGAAGGCGACCATCCGCGCGCTCGGCGAGATCGGCAGCCAAGAGGCGACACAGGAGATCGCCAACGTCCTCGTTGACGACGAGCCAGTCGTTCGGTCGGTCGCCGCCCGCGGGCTCGGGCTCATCGGCGACACGCGCGCGATCGAACCGCTCTCCGACCGGCTCGCCGACGACGAGGAGGCCGATGACGTGCGAGCCTCCGCGGCGTGGGCGTTGGTTCAGATCGGCACCGAACGCGCGCTCTCGGCGGCGGCCGAGTACGACGACGACCGCGCGTACACGGTGCAGGTCGAAGCGGAGAAGGCGCGGAAGGCGACGGTCTGA
- a CDS encoding protein sorting system archaetidylserine synthase (This PssA-like phosphatidyltransferase, along with a PssD-like decarboxylase, is required in Haloarchaea for the archaeosortase ArtA to replace the PGF-CTERM sorting signal with a C-terminal lipid anchor.) — protein sequence MQPRLLGQLGLADLVTAANAAIGFVAVATATVDPALAARLILLAAIADGLDGVVARVRGGTAVGPVLDSLADVASFGVAPAALVYAVASNGGTTVSGDPFAIAALVVPALYVSMAVVRLGFYMLHDCENPETEGVQTTLAATVLAVTYLAGIGKPTVLVAMAALFTYLMVAPVTYPDLYARDAVVLGGLQALAIAIPTAVDRVFPRSLLLFALAYLVLAPFVYWRDTGS from the coding sequence ATGCAGCCGCGGTTACTCGGGCAGTTGGGGCTCGCCGATCTGGTGACGGCCGCGAACGCGGCGATCGGGTTCGTCGCCGTCGCCACGGCCACCGTCGATCCGGCGCTCGCGGCCAGACTGATCCTTCTCGCGGCGATCGCGGACGGCCTCGACGGCGTCGTGGCCAGGGTTCGCGGCGGCACGGCCGTCGGTCCGGTACTCGATTCGCTCGCCGATGTGGCCTCCTTCGGAGTCGCACCCGCCGCGCTGGTGTACGCCGTCGCCAGTAACGGGGGAACGACGGTGAGCGGCGATCCGTTCGCGATCGCCGCGCTCGTCGTCCCCGCGCTGTACGTCTCGATGGCGGTCGTTCGGCTCGGCTTTTACATGCTCCACGACTGCGAGAACCCCGAGACGGAGGGCGTCCAGACGACGCTGGCCGCGACGGTGCTCGCGGTGACGTATCTCGCCGGGATCGGCAAACCGACCGTGTTGGTCGCGATGGCGGCGCTGTTCACGTATCTGATGGTTGCGCCGGTTACCTATCCCGATCTGTACGCGCGCGATGCGGTCGTTCTCGGCGGGTTACAGGCGCTCGCGATCGCGATCCCAACCGCGGTAGATCGGGTGTTTCCGCGGTCACTACTGCTCTTTGCTCTCGCGTATCTCGTCCTCGCGCCGTTCGTGTACTGGCGTGACACCGGCAGTTGA
- a CDS encoding plastocyanin/azurin family copper-binding protein, with protein MDRRAFLTTVGTGAVLPLSGCLDGGLSDDDYDIGMSQNAFLPEEYEASVGETVVWGNNGSRGHTVTAYGSLPKGAAYFASGGYDGPQTAREEWYASGGGDISPGETYEHTFEIAGRYEYFCIPHESKDMIGAIVVTD; from the coding sequence ATGGACCGACGGGCCTTCCTTACCACGGTCGGAACCGGGGCGGTACTCCCTCTCTCAGGCTGCCTCGACGGCGGTCTCAGCGACGACGACTACGACATCGGGATGTCGCAGAACGCGTTTCTCCCCGAGGAGTACGAGGCGTCCGTCGGCGAGACCGTCGTCTGGGGGAACAACGGCTCGCGCGGACACACCGTTACCGCGTACGGGTCCCTCCCCAAAGGCGCGGCGTACTTCGCCTCGGGCGGATACGATGGTCCTCAGACAGCCCGCGAGGAGTGGTATGCGAGTGGTGGTGGCGATATCTCCCCCGGCGAGACGTACGAGCACACCTTCGAGATTGCCGGTCGGTACGAGTACTTCTGTATCCCGCACGAGTCGAAGGATATGATCGGCGCGATCGTCGTCACCGACTGA